Proteins from a genomic interval of Phlebotomus papatasi isolate M1 chromosome 3, Ppap_2.1, whole genome shotgun sequence:
- the LOC129807456 gene encoding ragulator complex protein LAMTOR3 homolog — protein MTDDVKKFFTGLLHKVSGLHCIAITDRDGVLVTVTGDRVPEPALKAPFLSTFTNATDQASKLGLGKNKNIICMYSNYQIVQMNKLPLIVTFIGNQNCNVGHILAIENQIDAYLDEIKQAVTES, from the exons ATGACTGATGATGTAAAGAAGTTTTTCACGGGCCTCCTGCACAA AGTCTCCGGATTGCATTGTATCGCGATTACCGATAGAGATGGAGTTCTAGTCACTGTAACTGGTGATCGGGTGCCTGAACCAGCCCTGAAAGCCCCATTCCTCTCCACTTTCACAAATGCCACAGATCAGGCGAGCAAATTGGGACTGGGAAAGAACAAAAATATTATCTGCATGTACTCCAATTATCAG ATTGTCCAGATGAACAAACTTCCTCTAATTGTAACCTTTATTGGAAATCAAAACTGCAATGTTGGCCACATTCTGGCCATTGAAAATCAAATTGATGCCTACTTGGATGAGATAAAGCAAGCTGTTACGGAATCTTGA
- the LOC129807453 gene encoding mitochondrial cardiolipin hydrolase — protein sequence MGGESNFACKLAGIVGICAVSQVGFVLVHKWLKFRAISRDPGGSHQVFFVNPIECGPQCRERNCRRSKRLSHGEIFHEISKRIDTAKFSIDLAIYVITCMEVAEALGRARNRGVRVRVIADNSLAHSTGSQIGVMMKYFPVLLFNCADGLMHHKFCLIDAPPLDPPQMDTVFGGSVRSALKCVSKWFQCESARECEENGILITGSLNWTMRGSTSNFENVIITTSSALIREFQSEFENIWTHLSADGL from the exons ATGGGGGGTGAGAGTAATTTTGCGTGTAAGTTGGCTGGGATCGTGGGAATTTGTGCTGTTTCTCAAGTAGGCTTTGTGCTCGTGCACAAGTGGCTGAAATTCCGGGCAATATCCAGGGATCCTGGAGGTTCTCATCAGGTGTTCTTTGTAAATCCAATCGAGTGTGGGCCCCAGTGTCGCGAGAGGAACTGCCGGCGGTCGAAGAGGCTCAGTCACGGGGAGATTTTCCACGAAATCTCCAAGCGGATCGATACAGCGAAATTTTCCATTGATTTGGCCATTTACGTTATAACGTGCATGGAAGTGGCGGAGGCTCTCGGAAGGGCCCGTAATCGCGGTGTCCGGGTGCGTGTAATTGCGGACAACTCCTTAGCCCATTCCACAGGTTCCCAGATTGGCGTAATGATGAAAT ACTTTCCCGTGCTCCTGTTCAACTGTGCTGATGGTTTAATGCACCACAAGTTCTGCCTCATCGATGCACCACCATTGGATCCCCCGCAAATGGATACAGTGTTTGGAGGAAGTGTTAGAAGTGCATTGAAATGTGTTTCAAAGTGGTTCCAATGCGAAAGTGCACGTGAATGTGAAGAAAATGGTATTCTCATCACGGGATCTCTCAACTGGACCATGCGG GGATCGACATCCAATTTTGAAAATGTGATTATAACAACCAGTAGTGCTCTTATTCGTGAATTTCAGAGTGAATTCGAGAATATATGGACCCATCTGTCTGCTGATGGCCTTTGA